The sequence TCTTGCTTAGTTCTCTTGACAGCCTGTTCCTGTTTTgcagttaaggaaactgaggctcagagaggcaaagttAACTTTTATGGGGTCATCAGCGGGGATCCAATTCACTGGCCTTCGCCCCGCCCCGCCTGGCACCGAGGCCCCacaggggatgggggcagggcacACCTTCCTCTTGGTGATGCTCCGGAGCAGCTCAGCCTTGCTCCGGAGCAGCCCCTGGCCCGCCAGCTCACGCTCCTCCTCCACGCGGCTCTCCCGCTCCAGCTGCTGGAACTCCAAGTCCTCAAACAGCTTTGTCTCCGTCTCCAGGGCCTCGGCCTCCTTGAACGACAGTGACCAAGGGGGTTGAATGGTGCTCGCAGTAGCGCTCCGGGCCTGGGAGGCCAGGCCACAGAGGTGGGAGTTGTGAGGGCTGGCCCCAGGGAAATTGGGGAAAGGGACCTGCCCCCAACCCATCCCCCTTTGCTCTGCTTGGCTTTTTGCCCCTTTCATGGGCATCGCTGCCTGGAGTAGCAGAAAGGTGGAAATCGATCCCCCCAatccttccctgtcccttccaAGCCACAGCACCGACCCTGGTGTGTCCGGCAGGAAGTGCAGGGCCCAGGTGGTCCCGTCCCACCGCTCTCCTGTCTTCCGGGTGGGTGGCCCTCGGGGGCCAGGGAAGGGGGGCTGGTGAAACTGACCCTTCTCAGCTGCTCCTGTAACTGTTCCCGCACTGACTCGGGGCAGTTATCGAGCTGCGTCTGGAGCTCGGCGTAGAGCGCCTGGCGGGCCTCCAGGTGCCTCCGTCCCGCGGCCAGCTCCGCCCTCTCCTGGTcggcgggaggggtggggagggcgggcacaagggagaaacagaacacaCACTCCTCAACTCTGGCCCGCGGGCAGCAGCGGCCATGGGGGGTGcagggcgggagagagagagctggggagccggcagggggtggggtgaggactAACAGAGGAGAGtaagcaggagaggagaaggaagagaaagggaaaacacGGAAGAGAAGAGTGGAAAAGGCTAGGAGGCGAGGCGGAAGACAGGACGCTCGCAGGTGCAAGGGAAGCTGTCACACAGGCGCAGGTGTGGGTCTTGGGCAGAAATTTTGGTCTCCTGGAGTCCCCTGGACTAGAAACACTGGGGTGGGTCCTACGAAAagccttctgttttctctccaaaCCAGTCAAGACCAAAGCTGGTCCCACATCACAAACACGGAGACTCTGGCTCCTATTTCCCCCTGACTCTGCCACTGCCTAGAGACCAAAATTTaaccctggggggtggggaggggtataGACAGCGAGGGTTAAATCCAGGGGTCCGGCATGAATCAGAAGCTGAGGATGGTAAAGCTACGGCAGTGTCGCAGAGGGGACCCCGGCCCGactccctgggcctccctccctcccgccctggGTGGAGGTGGGTGCTGGCACTCCAGGCTGAACTCCAGCGGGATGAGGGTTGCAATTAGTTCGGCCGTTGCCATGGCAGTAGGAGCCCCAGGAGTGGGTACAGGGAGGAGGTGGATAGCTCTGTCTGGGGCGAGATGACACCTCCCAGGGCGGGAAGGGGGACGAGGGGAGGAGCTGGTGAGTCACCCCTCCGAAGGACAGGCAGAGGAGAAACTAGGATtactgattccaaaaccagagcgGAGCCATGGGCTGGGGAGGAAAGCTGAGTGAGCCTGCCCCGCGGccactgcctccccaccccccaccctaccACCCCCTCAAATAACTAGGCCCAGAGAGAAGGCAAAGTCCAGGCCTCCAGGCCATGCCAGGTCAATGAGAAAGGAGGTTAGGCAGGTTCCTTCTGAAATGCTGAGCTTACTTCAAGTTCTTCTGCTGAATCCtgccctgccccatccctccGGCCCACTCTCGCATCAGGGAGAGGAGTCCTGGGTTCCAAGCACTTTGCCCTCTTAGGACTCAGGCTCTAGGATACCCCCTACATTCTGGATGGctcaggggagggagaagaggagaggcctACTCATTCCCACCCTCCGGTTGGGGTATCTGGATTTTGGAAGCCCCAGAGGAAAGCTAGAAGGGCGGCCACTGTGTGGCAGAGGGAACTGGTCTAAACCCCCCAGGGCCATGCCGCCACGGCCGGACCTCCTGACCCCTCCGCTCCGGAAGGAAGAGAGGGGCGGCGGGAGGTGGACGGCTGGAGGGCAGCCTGCTTCTCCCAGCTGCACAGGAAAACCACCAACAATCTGTGGAGGCTGCACCTGGGCTCTTCCAAAGGGGGGACACTCTTCAGGCTGAGCAGCTCCTCAGCTACGCATTTCCCCCAACCTTTACCCTTCCTGCCAAGGCACCATTGAGTCAAGTTGAGCTGTGCCCCCTGCCCATTCCTTTCTGATCAAAACCCTGGAGTCCCGCAccaagaaaggaaggaggcagaattAGAGGGGAGAGGTCAAGGGCACAGTGGTGCCCCTACAGTTAGTGCAAAAGCAGGCATGGCTCAGCCCTGCCTGGGTGGCACTGGCAGTTAGGGGCATGCGGAGAGCCCAGGACAGTGATTAGAGGGGGCGTTAGTACAGGCCTGGTTGGTAAGCGTGGAGTTAATTTGGCACAGAATTTGGGAGTGTGGTTTTGGGGGCCAGAGCCAAagctccaaaaacaaaaaaaggagtgggggggcgggggggggtagTTTGTTGAAGAATCTTTAAGAGTTTCAAAACTGGGACAGGAGGAAGACACTCtcaaaaaattcagaaagaaaattaagtctTGGAAAAATACTGTCAAGTCCAGAAATAGATGGCCCCTCTCCACACTTCAGAGTTTTTGGCACGTTGGTAGGCATCTTGGGCCTAGCTGGCACGGCCCCTGTGGGACGGAGTGACCCCTGCAGGCTGGCACGAAATCTGAAAGGGTCGGGGGCAGGAGCTGGGACCACCTGGGACGGGAAGCTGCAGATCCTGAAAGGCTCAGGggaagcagagacctgaaggCCATCCCCCAAAGATCACATCCTGAGCACCCGAGGCATGCTGGGAGGGGCACGTTCTCTAGACAGAGGGACCCACACCCGAGTCACGCCCCAGCACCTGTCCCTCAGGCTGTGCTCACTGCCCAAGGAGCAGCTTCGGCACTTCCTAGGAGGGCCAGGAATGGGCAGGCACCCAGAGGCAGCACAGAGACCCAGACAGAGGAGATCCCAGAACCCAGTCCGGCCCCTGCCCATGCCCTTCAAGCTGACACCTTCCGCAGAGGACaaggccccccccctcccctgacgGGCACAGAGACCACCAGGCCTGTAGGAAGACTGATGAGATGAGAAGTAAGGGGCCCAGAGAAGACGTTTGTCCTTCCCCGGGGGCCACTGGCAGCCAACACGGGGCCAGGCCAGCTGTGGGTTACCTTGTCCCTCTCCTTCTGGATGCCGGTTTCCAAGGTCACCAACTTTTCCTGCAGCTGGTCCACGGCCTTCTGCTCCTTCTGCAGCAACGCccgctctgcctccctctccccctgcagcAATGCTCGTTCCATTTCAGCCTGGGGCCAACACCAAGGTCCACGTCAAGGCCAGTCAAGGCAGATGGACGCAGGCCCCTCCAGGGGCCTTGGCTCTGCCCGGGGAGGAACGTGGCCACAGCTGGCCTAGGCTACGGGCCCTCCCAGCTCACCTCGCGGGCGGACTCCTGCAGCTGCTGCTCGAGCTCCTTCACACGGACCTTGAGCTGCTCCACTCGCCCCAACACCTGAGCCCGCTCCTCTTCCAGGGCCAGCACCTCCCCCTGGAGCTTGGCGCTGGGTGCATCTTCatgctggaggggagggaagccaTCAGCTGGGGAAGCCTGGAGCCTTCGGCGACCAGACTAAGAGAGGGGATCCCCATTCCTCAGGGCGCTCGGAAGGGGTAGCCAGACAGAGAGGAGGCAAACTCCCCTCCCTGCAACGGGAGCAGTACAGCTCAGCTAAAGGGAATGAAGGGTTCCCACTTTGTGCCAGGCCTGGAGGCGGCCCTAAGGACAGGCAGGTCACAGAGTAGAGGGAGGACCTGGGAAGCGCCTCGACACCTCCCTCTTCCTTGCCTCCTCACATCTCAGCCTCTCATCCCCGATGTCTTCCCAAACCCGATCCTTCAATTACCTCCCCCTCACCGAGCCATCCCTCCAccacccctgcctcctctgccccccagcccctcagcaGGTGctgccccaccaccaccaccaccccacctccTGCTGGGTGCTCTCAGTGCTGCTGCACTCCTCCTTGAGATTCTCCTCATCTGAGCGGTCCACGCACTCCCACAGGCGCTGGGTGGCACCCCCGGGCTCCTCGGTGCCCCGCCCAGAGGCTCCGGTGGCCGCTGAAAGGCCTCGTGAGGGCCTCCGGCCCGCCAGCGCCAATGCTGCGGCGGCTTCCCCGATGCTGGGCAGCTCCCCAGCCTCGGGTGCCCCGTCGGCCCGGCTGTACTCAGCACACAGGTTCAGGATGGTCTCCAGGCGCTGGCGTTCCTGGGGAGGGCGGACAGAGCAGGGCGTGAGAGGGAAGGATGCTGGGTCCTGATGGAGGCACCGTGTGCAGTCAGGAGACAGAACTACGACACTAGGTGCTAGGGGCCCAGAACCAAGCCAGGAGAGCCCCAAACCCAGAGTCAGGAGAGGCAAAGGGCAGAAGGGCGCCCCAGAAGTAGGCAGGAGGAACCAGGCCATTGTGCTACCTGCCCACATGGCTAGCCCCTCCCagcttcctgtttcctttcccttttcactCTGCCCGGAATGGGCTTCCTCGGGGACACACAGCGACACGGACTGCTAAGCAGGCTGAAGGCCACAATGGCACACAGATGAACACTCGGATACTCGCGCTCTCGTCCACGTAGATCTACAGACACGAGGGTACGCAGACACCCCACCCACCAACACGGACACACAAGGACACAACATGTGCTCTGCACGCACACTGACAGGCAGGCACGCACACAGGTACCAGCCCTGGCACGCACGGATGCACCCTGGCGCACACTCACACAGATAAACACAGTCTAGCACACAGACAGGTGGGCACGGACACAGCCGGCTGGAAAACAGACCCGTGGGCCGACAGGGATGTGACACAGGTTCGTACAAAGTTGTGCCCAGCGTGTATACACCAGGCCAGACAGACGTGGGACACGGTCCTCCTCATCCCCTACCCCAGCTCCAGGTCACTCTCAGGCTGCCCTCCATTCCCTTCCAGCAAGGTGAGCTGCTGCCTCCGCTCTCCAATGCCCAGGCCCAGCTGGGAGCGCTCCAAGGCCCTGCCCCtaacccacccctccccacaaaaCCCCAGCCACACAGCTCTCAGGGGCCCAGGAGGAGGGACGGTACAATCACGCTCCCCAATCTGTGTCCCCCGCTCTCGTGTCCCAGCCTcgaagccccacccccagcccaggctcTCCAGGGTACCTCAACCTCAGGGGTCCCTCACTGCAGAGTTTGGCCACGACCCCCCGGACACATACCCAGCTTCCCTCCTGCTGCTTGCCCAGTTccacgtcaaaaaaaaaaaaaaaaaaaacaggaacagaGGAGCCTAGGCACCCAGGAGGCTGGGCCagtgcccccgcccctgccccaggacCCAGATAAGCAGCCTGCTggagatgggaggggcagggcgggCAGCCTCCAAGATTTAAAGTGGCAGGTGGGGCAGGTCAGGGCTGGCGGTGAGGTGTGCCCGTGTGCCCTcgtgcctggggggtggggaggctgaaTGGAGGAGCTGAGGGAGGCTGGGCCCGTCACTCTGCCTTTGCCAGACTCAGTGCTCCCTCTCCAGGATAAGACCCCAGGGTGGTCCGAGCACGCTCTAGGTCGAGGCAAAGACAGTGAAGGGAAGCTGTGGCAAAGGAGAAGACTGGTgatccttcctcctctctccccaacccAGCCTGCACCTCACCTTGCCCAAAGCTGTCCCAACCTCTTCTGAAAAGCCCTCCAGACAAACCTCCTCATTTCTGGTTCTCCTCCTCAAACCAATCCCAGGGGCCCTGGGCCCCCCAGCAACCCCATTCTGCTCACAAGGGACAGAGGGCAGAATCCATTCTCCTGTACGTGTGCTCGATTGTCCACATTAGCCAGAGCCCCCTGAGCTCCCTGCGCTATCTGGGGAATCCTGGCCCCCACCCAGCTCAGATGCCATCTCCAGGACAGCTGCCCGGAGCCACACCCGGCCCCCAAatgcacacatacgcacacacgcTGACGCATACAATCACGATCACACAGTCGGCCCGGGATAAAGCCAGGGGCGACCtgtcctgttctctttctcttccctgccacCCACATTCCCAGATGATCCTCACTGGGCCAGGGTGAGCAGCTCCCACCCATTTGTAAAAGAccaaaaagaggggtgcctgggtggctcagtcagttgagcatccaacttcggctcaggtcatgagctcaaggttcgtgagttcaagccccacatcaggctcactgctgttagcatggagcccactttggatcctctgtcccgtcccccccccaccccatccctcccccgctcgcactctctctcttaaaataaaaaaaagtttaaaaaaaagaagcaacttTTCTAAAGAACAAGGTGCTTTTCTAAAAAACAAGCCTTAAGAAGACAGGCATCTTGAATTCCAACACGGGCTCTGCCagaacttgctgtgtgaccttgcacaaacccattcccctctctgggcctcagcttctcaTCATTAAGACTTGCTCCTCAAACTGAGAGGTGCAAGACCTCACCGTAAAGGTGGTGTGTTTTCCTACAGCTTTGTTATCATCAGGTAAATAACGCAAAACTTAACTTACACGTTAAAACAAACGCTGTGTTACAGAATAAAAGCAAAGTTAACGTGCATCTGAAATAAAGCCTTAGAGACTTCAAAGAAAGTTCTTCCAGGCACCAGACCCCTGAGATATAGGTCACTAAGGTGCATCCCGGAAGGAGAAAAGCTTGAGAAGCCCAGGCCCTGTCCAAGGGCCCCTTCCCGCTCTGCCAGCTGGCCTGCCCGCGCCCTGGCAGGGACCCCGCCGTGGACGGCGGCAGCCTCCGGGGCATCTGCTCACCAGCCTCTCCATCTCCTGCTCCCAGAGCCGTTCTTGGTGCTGCCGCCTGTGGTACTCCAGGAGGTCGTCCTCGTTGTCACTGATCTCCGTGATGCTATTTTTCCGCTCCCGAGTGACAGGGACCCGCAAGTCCCCACTGGACAGCTTCCTCTGGGCACGGGGGCTCTGGCGGGGTGAAGCCCCGGTCAGAGAGCCCAGACTATAGGCTGGGCTCAGCCTGCCACTGAAGCTGCCCTTGCGGGGTGCCAGTGACTCCCCGAGCGTGGGTGAGGGGCTCCGTGTCCTACGGCCCCGTGCCCCCAGCGTCAGGGAGAAGTCCTCCGGTGACGCCCCGTGGGCTGCCCAGCGCCGGGCCCGGGGACTCTCCACCACTTCCCTGGTTAGCTTGGGATCTGGCGTAGTCCTGGTGGGCATGGGGGAGAGAGCCCGTCGCGACAGAGACGGGCTCAACGGAGGGAGTTCCCGCATGCTGTCCAGGCCCCGCCGGCCCAGGCGGGGACTCTCAGGAGGCTGCAGGGTGCGGGTGGCTGACCCATCTGAAAATGTTCGGCCCACCAGCTGGCGTGAGGGGCTGGTTGTCAGCACCCGCTCGGTGCCTGGCAGCTCACGGAAAGGGCTGGGAGGGCGGTCCTGGAGGGTGCCGATCTTGTTTCGGGGAGCAGGGACCGGAGGCTGCAACTTGGGGCTTCCAGGAATGCTCGTGGGCTGGCTTCGGGCACCGGAAGCTGGGTATTCACTCAGGTTGATGGCCACCACGGGCAGCTGCCCACCCAGCCGGGGGCTCTCGGTGGCTCTGCGGGCCTCTGCCAAGACAGTGGCCGCGGGGCTGTCTGTCAGCAGACCTcggaggccagggctgggaggcCTCTCGTGACCCCCTTTCCGGCCCAGCCGGGGGCTCTCGGAGGAGCGGGCACCGCCCGGTCGGGACTGTGGGGGCTGCAGGGCCAGGTGGTAGCTCGAGGAACGGGCAGGCACCAGCGGCGGCACGGAAGGTGCTGGCTCCTGCCCGCTGGGTGAGTGGCTGGCACAGCTCCCACTGCTGGCTGGTGAGGAGAGCGGAGAGAAGGCTGGAGAGGTGTTCTCGTAGCTGGAGCCCACAGACATGGCACCAGGGCTGGTTGGCGGGGACAGCAAGTAGCGCCCACCATTAGCCATTGGCGACAGTGGGGAAGTCGCGGCAGGCTTCTTGCCAGCCGCTCCGGGCTCCTCTAGCACCAGCGAATCCATGATCTCCTGCAGGTCCTTCTCAATAGAGCTCACCAGGGAACTGTGGCTGGCGCAGGCAGAGGGGCCCCGGGTCGCGGGCTGTGGCGCGTGGTTCCCATTCACCAGGCTTTCCGATTCTGCGGATGGGAAACACAAAGGTGCCTCAGGCCCTGGCCTCCAACCACCGGGGAGCTGTACGTGCCCAAGAACAAGGGAGGCGATCTGCCAGCTCTACCACTGACCTGCTGCATGACCGTCAATCAGCTGCCCTCGGTTTCCCTGTCCGGAAAGGAAGGGCACGGGTGCGGCTCCTCTGGCTCTAACGCCTCATGACTTAGGACAGAGCTGGTAACGATGCCAGGCACTTCTAGGCCCAGTTATCGCGGGCTCACCCCAAGACCGGATTCCTCCCTGCCTTGGTTTCCTTCCCAGATCTCTCCTTCAGGAAGGGCAGATGGACATTCTATGGAGGGGATGCTGTGGAGCTGGCCAGAAgttcggggtgggggggtccaGCCTAATAGGACATTAGGACCTCCCAGCACAGCAGCTGAGACCCAGGAAAAACCACAGGCAAAACCTCCAGCGCTGGGCAAGAGGTGTGTGCCGTACTACTCTGCCCAatcagaggcagggaggggcctggCACTGCTGGGTGGCTTCTGGAAGCCAGGCTGGCCAGCCACTAGGGGCAGCTCGGCGCCTCCGATCATGAGCCCATCAAGCCACGCCAGCAAGAGCCTGCCTtggccctgccccaggcctcatCGACCAACCAGGAGTCCCAGGAACCAGTGCCCGGAACAGCTGAGGGAAGGACTGGCATGACAAGGCTAAGGGAGAGCGGGTAAAGCTAGCCAGGGAGTGGGCTGGGAACCCGGGCTTCTGAGGGGCTCACCAGACACCCATGTCCACCTGTCCCAGTACCACACCGACACCTGTCATCCCACGGCCATCTGAACCCTCGTTGCAAAGCCTCGGATGGGAGGCTCACTGGCAGCCTCCTGGTctacaccccaccccaccccctaggCAGCTGGGTTAAGGGGGGTGCTGTGCTGGTTCCCTGGAACAATCACCGACTCTCCTCTGGGGATCAATAATTCACACACAAACTGCAGCTGTTCCGCTGAGTAATCAGCTGGCAtggcctgggggggaggggcagggcccaaGGACCTAAGCACCGGCAGGTGGGACCCGCCAGCAGGGGCTCGACCTAAtgcttccttctgccccctcGGGCCCCTCTCAAGGGTGAGGTTCCCCAGCGGTTGGCACATGAGGTTTAGGGTCCCAGACACCGAAGTGGCACCTTCCAGGGCAGTGGGGCTGGCAGAGCCCTCCGTCCCTTGGGCACATGATTCCCCAGTTCCAGCCAGGCGGCACTTCTTGGATCCCTCCCAGTAGCCAGACCGCCTGGCATTCTCCACCAATGGCCCATGGCAGGTGGCAGCAAGCCCAGATCATGGCCATTGTCCTGCCCTGACACTACGAGCATGGCTGGGATGGGCAAGGAGGAGGACTGTCCAGGAGAGCCACCAACccgaccccccaccccaagtgggCATGTACCTGAGCCAGGACTGTAGGGGGGCCCGGGGGCCCGGCCCCCTGCCGGAATCATACTCTTCATCCACTTGGCTTCAGCCGGGTGGTTAAAGCGGAGGAAGGTCGACTGACCCAGGCACAACATACAGCCTGCAGAGAAAACAAATGctgagaagggcagaaagggCTGGGGTACGCCTCACCCCGCAGCACGAGCAGGCTCACCCCGGGCTCCAGACAGCCATCCCCACCTGCACTCACAGTGTCTACACGGACCACGCCTGACCTGACAAGCACCAGCAGGGCTCCACAGCACAGGGCagagtggaaagagcactggttTGTGAGTCCCAAGCTCTGAATATCCTGGTCCTAACTCTTGTTACTGGTTGTGAGACCTTCAGGTGAAGATCCTTCACCGCTGAGTCCCGTTCTCTCATTAGAAAAGTGAGGACAATACCACTGACCTTGCAGGGTTAACGGGACAATGTCTGTGAAAGTGTTCTGTGAAGGGAGAAGGTTCTTCAGAGAACACGGACGCTCATGTCCCCCTTCCCCAAACTGTACCAATGATCCATCTATCTGCCCCTTGGGTGGAAAAGTCAGTGTGAGAGGCATCAATTTccaggatcaaaaaaaaaaaagctctgagagaggggacagggaaaAACCATGCGTCAGTCAGATGCCCCTCCGCAGGAACCAGAATTTGCTTCCTGGCTCCAAATCCTTACCATGACGTGGCCGGGGGAGAGCCACCACCTTCCTTCTCTCCGACAAAGCACCCTCTGGCCTGATATCTTCCTGCTCCTTGGTCTTCCGTGGAATCTAGCCAAGCCTAGGGCCAGTGGGCCCTGCCCCAGCCAAGCACATTCCCAGGCAGGAGACACAAGCCCAGTCCTGCCCAGTAAGGGTGACTACACGGAGAGGGGAGGGTATGTGGAAGCCAGAAACGTAGCCAGGGGCACCAAGAGCGTGCACGGCGGCAGGTGTGTGCAGAGGCTCCTGAGCCTGGCTAACaggactcctcctcctcccggccACACTGCAGGACTCCTGCAAAAGATGCTACGTTGGGAGAGCCCTGGTGCTCTCTCCAATCACCCTCCCGATCTGTCCACACCGCTCGCCCAGCCTATCTACCCAATCTGGTGCCACTTGGCACCCCAAGCTTCATGCCAGTCTGCGCTGAGACTGGCAGGGAAGTCTACATTCCTGGACGCTGAGACAGTTCAGTTCAGGCAAGCCACAAGGGCAAGGGGCATCCAGGCCACGTGGATACCATGGCAGACCTCCCACTGAGCAGCTCGGGAGCCTGTTGCTGGGACCCTAGGCATTGCCGAGGCAGGCGGCGAAGGGGCCAGTAGGCTGAGAAGCCCACCACAGGTAACCATAGTGGACAAAGCCACCCACTTCTCTGGCACACCCAGAGGCCCTCCCAAACAGGCAGGCACCAATGATTCCAAGACTGACGGGTGGTTAGGAGAGAGGGGAGCCTTCCCAGACAAGCCACCAATCAGGGATGCTGATCCCGGAGTAATCATAACCGGAATAAATAATAGCCAACCACACTTCCACCTAATTACAACCACAGCTGTTTCAGAAAGAGCCCTGCTGGCCCCTCCCGCTCCTCTCAGCCCTTTAACAAGCTAATTAATGATGAGTTCGCAGGGTCTAGACAGACCCACTCAATCctaggttgatgggggtggggtggggtgggggaggatctGGAGGCCGATTGCACAGCCCAGTCTGGGACGGAGGTGGGGAGTCTGAGTGGATTCCGGCCCATCAGAGCCAGGCCCACCCAAGAAGGCTGTGGGCACCCAGGGACCCTCAGCCCTGGCTCCTGTGGCTgagtcccctgccccctcctctgcccctcagccTCCTCCGCGCAGGGGGTGTGGCCTTGCTGCCTCTGGGCTATAAATAGGTGATGCCAGGCAGGAGAGCTGGATCTGTATTAATAGAGCAGGCAGGAGGGCAACAAGGACTGAGAGCAGCCCAGCTCCTGCCCAAATTAACTTTCTATTTGCACTCAGGGGCCCCAGGCATTGCCCCAACTGGGGTCCCTACTGCCCCCAGGAGCCTGGAGAGCCTATTTCTGGGAAGAaacctcctctctgtccctcctgccccgcACCTCCAAAGGTCAGCCCAGGCAGAAGACCTTTGGAGGTCTTCTCATCCAGGCAAAGTTGTGGTCCGGCCAGGACCCAGTGGGGCCCAGGCCcagctgtgtgtgtgcaggtgggtGGGGAAGCTGCACATCTGGAGGGAAAACAAGGCAAAGAAGAGGGTGGATCCTACCTCTGAGAGACACCGAGGGGATGcaccacacacactctctcctaCAAGCTCCCACACAGACACActcccagaaacacacacacaggcatacgTGCTCACACACTCCCAGGGCCACAGTCACTGCTCAGCTGGCCACACCAATAGAACGGACCGGCCAAAgggaggctggggtgaggggaagaCGGGAGGAagggcccccgccccccacccttcctctcAGCCCCCAGCACAGGCTTCCCCCATTCTCCTCGGGACCCCTCAGCCCCTTCCGGAGGCGGGTCCGTGGAGGGGGCTTCCGAGCGAGCGCCCAGGAAGATGAAGTCTGGCCGGCGGAGGAGTGGCCCCGAGCCCAGACCTCCCACTCGGAAACGTGCAGGGCACACACACAATCGTCTCACACCCCCGAGCTCGTAAAGGGGAGCCGAGGGCCCCGCTCCCCTAGTCGAGCCCCCCATCCCCCAGACGCCCCTCCCAGCCCGAGCCCTCGGGCGCCCGCTGCCCGCGGCCGGCCGGGCGGAGCACTCACCGCCGAACCCGGACCTCAGGAGCGCTGGCCCCCCGCTAGCTCGGGCCCTCGGGGCTCCCGGCCCGCCCCGGGCCTGCGAGGGGGCGGGCCGACCTCCCGCGCCGCGGGGCTCGGGGCTCGGAGCAGCTAGCCGCCAGGCAGCCAGCCGCCGCCAgggcccggggaggggcgggCCGGCCACCGGCGGgggaagggagccagggagggagggacaaaggagaggaggaggggaagaggaagtgatggaggagagaagaggggagctGGATGGAGAGGGCGGGGCGGGAGGATGCCGGCGACCGGCGCGGTGGGAGCTccgcgtgggggggggggggggggcg is a genomic window of Acinonyx jubatus isolate Ajub_Pintada_27869175 chromosome D1, VMU_Ajub_asm_v1.0, whole genome shotgun sequence containing:
- the PHLDB1 gene encoding pleckstrin homology-like domain family B member 1 isoform X10, with the translated sequence MRRPGRGLGWPPGPQELWSPRTMDALNRNQVGPGCKTQAMVKKGPLDLIETGKGLKVQTDKPHLVSLGSGRLSTAITLLPLEEGKTVIGSAARDISLQGPGLAPEHCYIENLRGTLTLYPCGNACSIDGLPVRQPTRLTQGCMLCLGQSTFLRFNHPAEAKWMKSMIPAGGRAPGPPYSPGSESESLVNGNHAPQPATRGPSACASHSSLVSSIEKDLQEIMDSLVLEEPGAAGKKPAATSPLSPMANGGRYLLSPPTSPGAMSVGSSYENTSPAFSPLSSPASSGSCASHSPSGQEPAPSVPPLVPARSSSYHLALQPPQSRPGGARSSESPRLGRKGGHERPPSPGLRGLLTDSPAATVLAEARRATESPRLGGQLPVVAINLSEYPASGARSQPTSIPGSPKLQPPVPAPRNKIGTLQDRPPSPFRELPGTERVLTTSPSRQLVGRTFSDGSATRTLQPPESPRLGRRGLDSMRELPPLSPSLSRRALSPMPTRTTPDPKLTREVVESPRARRWAAHGASPEDFSLTLGARGRRTRSPSPTLGESLAPRKGSFSGRLSPAYSLGSLTGASPRQSPRAQRKLSSGDLRVPVTRERKNSITEISDNEDDLLEYHRRQHQERLWEQEMERLERQRLETILNLCAEYSRADGAPEAGELPSIGEAAAALALAGRRPSRGLSAATGASGRGTEEPGGATQRLWECVDRSDEENLKEECSSTESTQQEHEDAPSAKLQGEVLALEEERAQVLGRVEQLKVRVKELEQQLQESAREAEMERALLQGEREAERALLQKEQKAVDQLQEKLVTLETGIQKERDKERAELAAGRRHLEARQALYAELQTQLDNCPESVREQLQEQLRREAEALETETKLFEDLEFQQLERESRVEEERELAGQGLLRSKAELLRSITKRKERLAVLDSQAGQIRAQAVQESERLARDKNASLQLLQKEKEKLTMLERRYHSLTGGRPFPKTTSTLKEVYRSKMDGEATSPLPRTRSGPLPSSSGSSSSSSQLSVATLGRSPSPKSVLLAQNGTSSLPRNLAATLQDIETKRQLALQQKGESLPAEPPPTDDPAGQQVIEEQRRRLAELKQKAAAEAQCQWDALHGAAPFPPGPSGFPPLMHHSILHHLPAGRERGEDGEHAYDTLSLESSDSMETSISTGGTSACSPDTVSSVSGLDVGKIEEMEKMLKEAHAEKSRLMESRERELELRRQALEEERRRREQVERRLQSESARRQQLVEKEVKMREKQFSQARPLTRYLPIRKEDFDLKTHIESSGHGVDTCLHVVLSSKVCRGYLVKMGGKIKSWKKRWFVFDRLKRTLSYYVDKHETKLKGVIYFQAIEEVYYDHLRSAAKKRFFSFTVVTESPNPALTFCVKTHDRLYYMVAPSAEAMRIWMDVIVTGAEGYTQFMN
- the PHLDB1 gene encoding pleckstrin homology-like domain family B member 1 isoform X11, giving the protein MRRPGRGLGWPPGPQELWSPRTMDALNRNQVGPGCKTQAMVKKGPLDLIETGKGLKVQTDKPHLVSLGSGRLSTAITLLPLEEGKTVIGSAARDISLQGPGLAPEHCYIENLRGTLTLYPCGNACSIDGLPVRQPTRLTQGCMLCLGQSTFLRFNHPAEAKWMKSMIPAGGRAPGPPYSPGSESESLVNGNHAPQPATRGPSACASHSSLVSSIEKDLQEIMDSLVLEEPGAAGKKPAATSPLSPMANGGRYLLSPPTSPGAMSVGSSYENTSPAFSPLSSPASSGSCASHSPSGQEPAPSVPPLVPARSSSYHLALQPPQSRPGGARSSESPRLGRKGGHERPPSPGLRGLLTDSPAATVLAEARRATESPRLGGQLPVVAINLSEYPASGARSQPTSIPGSPKLQPPVPAPRNKIGTLQDRPPSPFRELPGTERVLTTSPSRQLVGRTFSDGSATRTLQPPESPRLGRRGLDSMRELPPLSPSLSRRALSPMPTRTTPDPKLTREVVESPRARRWAAHGASPEDFSLTLGARGRRTRSPSPTLGESLAPRKGSFSGRLSPAYSLGSLTGASPRQSPRAQRKLSSGDLRVPVTRERKNSITEISDNEDDLLEYHRRQHQERLWEQEMERLERQRLETILNLCAEYSRADGAPEAGELPSIGEAAAALALAGRRPSRGLSAATGASGRGTEEPGGATQRLWECVDRSDEENLKEECSSTESTQQEHEDAPSAKLQGEVLALEEERAQVLGRVEQLKVRVKELEQQLQESAREAEMERALLQGEREAERALLQKEQKAVDQLQEKLVTLETGIQKERDKEAEALETETKLFEDLEFQQLERESRVEEERELAGQGLLRSKAELLRSITKRKERLAVLDSQAGQIRAQAVQESERLARDKNASLQLLQKEKEKLTMLERRYHSLTGGRPFPKTTSTLKEMEELLLPAVDLEQWYQELMAGLGTGPAAASPRSSPPPLPAKASRQLQVYRSKMDGEATSPLPRTRSGPLPSSSGSSSSSSQLSVATLGRSPSPKSVLLAQNGTSSLPRNLAATLQDIETKRQLALQQKGQQVIEEQRRRLAELKQKAAAEAQCQWDALHGAAPFPPGPSGFPPLMHHSILHHLPAGRERGEDGEHAYDTLSLESSDSMETSISTGGTSACSPDTVSSVSGLDVGKIEEMEKMLKEAHAEKSRLMESRERELELRRQALEEERRRREQVERRLQSESARRQQLVEKEVKMREKQFSQARPLTRYLPIRKEDFDLKTHIESSGHGVDTCLHVVLSSKVCRGYLVKMGGKIKSWKKRWFVFDRLKRTLSYYVDKHETKLKGVIYFQAIEEVYYDHLRSAAKKRFFSFTVVTESPNPALTFCVKTHDRLYYMVAPSAEAMRIWMDVIVTGAEGYTQFMN